One genomic segment of Luteolibacter sp. Y139 includes these proteins:
- a CDS encoding NIPSNAP family protein, which yields MLKSLVAGILAMVSLAVAEEKPKDTRLFELRTYHAEPGKLDALLTRFRDHTCKLFEKHGMTNVGYWVPAENKDNLLVYLLAYPDRAARDAAWKGFLGDEDWKKAAAASEVNGKLVGKVDELYLNATDFSPGFPESASPDRLFELRTYTCNPGKLPNLHKRFAEHTIELFKKHGITNGAYFKMVAGQPAADDTLVYFLVHKDAATAEKSWLDFRADPIWVAAKKASEDAAGGSLTVLPDGVKSVFLKPVDFSPLK from the coding sequence ATGCTCAAATCCCTAGTAGCAGGAATCCTCGCCATGGTGTCCCTCGCAGTGGCTGAAGAAAAACCCAAAGACACGCGGCTGTTCGAACTTCGCACCTATCACGCGGAGCCGGGCAAGCTGGATGCGCTGCTGACGCGCTTCCGCGATCACACCTGCAAGCTCTTCGAAAAGCACGGCATGACCAATGTCGGCTACTGGGTGCCAGCGGAGAACAAGGACAACCTGCTCGTTTACCTGCTGGCCTATCCGGATCGCGCCGCGCGTGATGCAGCGTGGAAGGGCTTCCTCGGCGACGAGGATTGGAAGAAGGCCGCGGCGGCTTCCGAAGTGAATGGCAAGCTGGTGGGCAAGGTCGATGAACTCTACCTGAACGCGACCGACTTCTCGCCGGGCTTCCCCGAGTCCGCCTCGCCGGATCGTTTGTTCGAGCTGCGCACCTATACGTGCAATCCAGGCAAGCTGCCGAACCTTCACAAGCGCTTCGCGGAGCACACGATCGAGCTCTTCAAGAAGCATGGCATCACCAATGGCGCCTACTTCAAGATGGTGGCTGGCCAACCTGCTGCGGACGATACGCTGGTCTATTTCCTGGTGCACAAGGACGCCGCTACCGCCGAGAAATCGTGGCTCGATTTCCGTGCAGATCCGATCTGGGTGGCTGCGAAGAAGGCTTCCGAGGATGCTGCCGGCGGATCGCTGACCGTGCTGCCCGACGGGGTGAAGTCGGTTTTCCTC
- a CDS encoding phytoene/squalene synthase family protein has product MQLDRHVLRNVSRSFYLSLRLLPEPMRPATATGYLLARASDTLADTAEVPVDDRLELLDGFADELRGKGADWRSRKLQAFAEKQTHAGERVLLERLDECFAMLGALDGLQADAVRETLATIISGQRLDLVRFEEASRLRPVALKNEEELEDYCYRVAGCVGAFWTRIGLLTMGSRFSDSNPDDLRDLGVRYGMGLQLVNILRDLPEDLSNGRCYLPASDPDNREQMAALRKEWLDHAAVWLESGRRYASRLNHWRVRAASVLPALIGEDTIGLLEVASAEEEKVKVTRKQVRRAAWRACWWPKGPVKR; this is encoded by the coding sequence GTGCAACTTGACCGTCACGTTTTGCGGAATGTTTCGCGGTCCTTTTACCTGAGTCTGCGGCTGCTGCCGGAGCCGATGCGGCCGGCGACGGCCACGGGCTACCTGCTGGCACGGGCCAGCGACACGCTGGCGGACACGGCGGAGGTGCCGGTGGATGACCGGCTGGAATTGCTGGATGGCTTTGCCGACGAACTGCGCGGAAAGGGTGCTGACTGGCGGTCACGGAAATTGCAGGCGTTTGCCGAAAAGCAGACGCATGCCGGAGAGCGCGTGCTGCTGGAGCGGTTGGACGAGTGCTTCGCGATGCTGGGTGCGCTGGATGGCCTGCAGGCGGACGCGGTGCGTGAGACGCTGGCTACGATCATCAGCGGACAGCGGCTCGATCTGGTGCGCTTTGAAGAAGCCAGCCGCCTCCGGCCGGTGGCGCTGAAGAACGAGGAGGAATTGGAAGACTACTGCTACCGGGTCGCCGGTTGTGTGGGTGCCTTCTGGACGCGCATCGGACTGCTCACCATGGGCAGCCGGTTCTCCGATTCGAATCCAGATGACCTGCGCGACCTCGGCGTGCGCTACGGGATGGGTCTCCAACTGGTGAACATCCTCCGCGACTTGCCGGAAGATCTTTCCAATGGCCGCTGCTACTTGCCAGCGTCTGATCCGGACAACCGGGAACAGATGGCGGCGCTGCGGAAGGAGTGGCTGGACCACGCGGCGGTGTGGCTGGAATCCGGCCGGCGCTATGCTTCACGATTGAATCACTGGCGCGTGCGCGCGGCATCCGTGCTGCCCGCCTTGATCGGCGAGGATACCATCGGGCTGCTGGAAGTGGCTTCCGCGGAGGAGGAGAAGGTGAAGGTCACCCGTAAACAAGTCAGGCGCGCCGCGTGGCGCGCCTGCTGGTGGCCCAAAGGGCCGGTGAAGCGTTAG
- a CDS encoding pilus assembly PilX family protein has product MKPTSFDEKKPFSAKHRFRRQQGFALIVSLSLMVLITVLAVGLLTLSSVSMRASAHTEAMQTAKGNARLALMLALGQLQKAAGPDQRISAPANLVSATNPQGVAGVWKSWRPPSDGSGDYKSEKKNHFAGYMTSAPSFPSNVDPSEMPGSASPMETMVGEGSLGSGSTDRQVKAPIVSVGQKGTPDAGSIAWVALDEGVKGRIDLLPDKDTSTTGLGKNIMRVGSSPRNKAGKNKGLENLNGEAATLNETLPKLVSVDEVNLMSSDKETFGRYFHDFSVTSNSVQADVANGGLKTDLSVLFDNATLPTDYASKRVYSSTTAPFGGSTAADPLWGIYQHYYRLYQRTTANDNPKDGLKSYVSSRYRLATVSDRTLRDNRYEPNMATLTESVIMPTIAKVDIVFSMMTRDVHGGRADGLRAAGYPKMLHLMYLPVITLHNPYNVPLRFTQLELEFEDLPMGFQFFVGGQPATSNIQAFNQLYVNKENGSTKKIFKLLLTGDLTANREVVMGAGETRIFGKPFPPDWTWANESAGTGADGTMMFDWRNDKTQMGNRIMPGMITGPNDGIGYDVDWLAATNRQPWLTARTGEGIIPLKDGEQVSVKYAPKAQASTPTNKFSVTMRLTPGNTTNNYSTTQVFFKDEARLKAILEEGTSPRFPLPRTFPETYPRTGDLPQTSLSLYEPNTQPIKKYTHARPFAIFSLSGKTTRDSFTKSRPVADTGLTFQMATCDFTTSASQGSSPLEFVLTPFPSSLGFQTDGVKGYFFGGHDTNNGSTSASIYEIPQAPWQSIAQMRHANAASLGAAPYFTYSVGESRAHPAIPVASVKFAPDTSRIMLDHSWLANDALWDRYWFSTLATLQGTAFTGSDAQTQTALSSAFFNGEKNLPNPRNQPYLTAGTAAKDAATDAIAERNGARTAAYIMTKGGFNVNSVSKAAWISVLSALSDSSIPLASGALEKTADDVPMLRMRRPVGGLKEGREIKNQLWNSYRKLSTAEIDALAEQIVIEVRERGPFLSMSDFVNRRLASGDLGQKGALQAAIDHARFNQIMEANATVIGANDVANYGWKNAAAVIGTNTGAGAPGEISQGDLLSAIGSFTTVRSDTFRIRAFGDARDKDGQVLARAWCEATVQRFPEYVDQTDKPELVATTQANKSFGRRFSVVAFRWLHPDEV; this is encoded by the coding sequence ATGAAACCCACTTCTTTTGACGAAAAAAAGCCATTCAGTGCAAAGCATCGCTTCAGGCGACAGCAGGGCTTTGCTCTTATCGTCTCTTTATCCCTGATGGTCCTGATCACGGTGCTCGCCGTGGGCCTTCTAACCCTGTCATCGGTCTCGATGCGGGCCTCCGCCCACACGGAGGCCATGCAGACTGCCAAGGGCAATGCGCGGCTCGCGCTAATGCTGGCGCTCGGCCAGCTGCAAAAGGCTGCCGGCCCCGACCAACGGATCTCCGCCCCGGCGAATCTCGTCTCGGCCACCAATCCTCAGGGAGTCGCCGGCGTTTGGAAGTCGTGGCGTCCGCCGAGTGATGGCTCTGGCGACTACAAGTCGGAAAAGAAGAACCATTTCGCCGGCTACATGACGTCGGCCCCGAGCTTCCCTTCGAACGTCGATCCTTCGGAAATGCCGGGCAGCGCCTCGCCCATGGAAACAATGGTGGGTGAAGGCAGCCTTGGCTCGGGTTCCACGGACCGCCAGGTGAAGGCACCCATCGTCAGCGTCGGCCAGAAGGGCACGCCGGACGCCGGTTCGATCGCTTGGGTGGCGCTGGACGAAGGGGTCAAAGGCCGCATCGACCTCCTTCCCGACAAGGACACCTCCACTACCGGTCTCGGCAAGAATATCATGCGCGTCGGCTCTTCGCCCCGCAACAAGGCAGGGAAGAACAAGGGCTTGGAAAACCTCAACGGTGAAGCCGCCACACTAAACGAGACCCTGCCGAAACTGGTCAGCGTGGATGAAGTCAATTTGATGTCCTCCGACAAGGAGACCTTCGGCCGCTACTTCCACGACTTCAGCGTGACTTCGAATTCGGTTCAGGCCGACGTCGCAAACGGCGGCCTGAAGACGGACCTCAGCGTCCTCTTCGACAATGCCACCCTGCCGACCGACTACGCCAGCAAGCGCGTCTACTCCAGCACCACCGCTCCATTCGGCGGATCCACCGCGGCCGATCCGCTGTGGGGCATCTACCAGCACTACTACCGGCTCTATCAGCGGACCACCGCCAACGACAACCCGAAGGACGGCCTGAAGAGCTACGTCAGCAGCCGCTATCGCCTCGCCACGGTCTCCGACCGCACGCTGCGCGACAACCGCTATGAGCCAAACATGGCCACCCTCACCGAGTCGGTCATCATGCCGACCATCGCCAAGGTGGACATCGTCTTCAGCATGATGACCCGTGACGTGCACGGTGGCCGTGCCGATGGCCTGAGAGCCGCGGGCTACCCCAAGATGCTTCACCTGATGTACCTGCCGGTCATCACCCTGCACAATCCCTACAACGTGCCGCTCCGCTTCACCCAGCTGGAGCTCGAATTCGAGGACCTTCCGATGGGTTTCCAGTTCTTTGTCGGAGGCCAGCCCGCCACCTCGAACATCCAAGCCTTCAACCAGCTCTATGTGAACAAGGAGAACGGCTCGACCAAGAAGATCTTCAAGCTCCTCCTCACCGGCGACCTCACCGCCAACCGTGAAGTCGTGATGGGTGCGGGCGAAACGCGGATCTTTGGCAAGCCGTTCCCGCCGGATTGGACCTGGGCCAACGAATCCGCAGGAACCGGTGCCGATGGCACCATGATGTTCGACTGGCGCAATGATAAGACCCAGATGGGCAACCGCATCATGCCCGGCATGATCACCGGCCCCAACGACGGCATCGGCTATGATGTCGACTGGCTGGCCGCCACCAATCGCCAGCCATGGCTTACCGCGCGCACCGGCGAAGGAATCATCCCCCTCAAGGACGGCGAACAGGTCAGCGTCAAATACGCACCGAAGGCTCAGGCAAGCACGCCGACCAACAAGTTCTCGGTGACGATGCGCCTGACGCCCGGCAACACCACGAACAACTACTCGACCACCCAGGTTTTCTTCAAGGATGAGGCCCGCCTGAAGGCGATCCTGGAAGAAGGAACGTCACCGCGTTTCCCGCTTCCCCGGACATTCCCCGAGACCTATCCGAGAACGGGAGACCTTCCCCAGACTTCCCTGAGTCTCTACGAGCCGAACACGCAGCCGATCAAAAAGTATACCCACGCTCGTCCGTTCGCGATCTTCAGCCTCAGTGGCAAGACCACCCGGGACTCCTTCACCAAGTCGCGTCCGGTCGCTGACACCGGCCTGACCTTCCAGATGGCGACCTGCGATTTCACCACCTCGGCCAGCCAGGGTTCCAGCCCGCTTGAGTTCGTGCTGACTCCCTTCCCCTCCAGCCTGGGATTCCAGACTGACGGCGTGAAAGGCTACTTCTTCGGCGGTCACGATACGAACAACGGCTCCACCAGCGCCAGCATCTACGAAATCCCGCAAGCCCCGTGGCAGTCGATCGCCCAGATGCGCCACGCGAATGCCGCCAGCCTCGGTGCCGCGCCTTATTTCACCTACTCCGTCGGCGAGTCCCGCGCTCATCCGGCGATCCCGGTCGCATCAGTGAAGTTCGCGCCGGACACCAGCCGGATCATGCTGGACCATTCCTGGCTCGCCAATGACGCGCTGTGGGACCGCTACTGGTTCTCCACCCTCGCGACCCTGCAGGGCACCGCCTTCACCGGCAGCGACGCCCAGACCCAGACCGCCCTTTCCAGCGCGTTCTTCAACGGCGAGAAGAATCTCCCCAACCCGCGTAACCAGCCTTATCTGACGGCTGGCACCGCGGCCAAGGATGCTGCCACCGACGCCATCGCCGAGCGCAACGGCGCCAGGACCGCCGCTTACATCATGACCAAGGGCGGCTTCAACGTGAACAGCGTCTCCAAGGCCGCTTGGATCTCGGTGCTGAGCGCCCTTTCCGACTCTTCCATCCCCCTCGCATCGGGTGCTCTGGAAAAGACCGCCGACGATGTCCCCATGCTGCGCATGCGCCGCCCCGTCGGTGGACTCAAGGAAGGCCGCGAAATCAAGAACCAGCTGTGGAACAGCTACCGGAAGCTGAGCACCGCTGAAATCGACGCGCTTGCCGAGCAGATCGTCATCGAAGTGCGCGAGCGCGGCCCCTTCCTCTCGATGTCCGACTTCGTGAACCGGCGCTTGGCCAGCGGCGACCTCGGCCAGAAAGGTGCCCTGCAAGCGGCCATCGATCACGCCAGGTTCAACCAGATCATGGAAGCCAATGCTACCGTGATCGGCGCCAACGACGTGGCGAACTACGGCTGGAAAAATGCGGCTGCCGTGATCGGCACCAATACCGGTGCCGGCGCGCCAGGCGAAATCTCCCAGGGTGACCTGCTCTCGGCGATCGGCTCCTTCACCACCGTGCGCTCGGATACCTTCCGCATCCGTGCCTTTGGCGACGCCCGCGACAAGGATGGCCAGGTGTTGGCCCGCGCCTGGTGCGAAGCGACCGTGCAGCGCTTCCCGGAATATGTCGACCAAACCGACAAGCCGGAACTGGTCGCCACCACCCAGGCGAACAAGTCCTTCGGCCGGCGCTTTTCCGTGGTTGCATTCCGCTGGCTCCACCCGGATGAAGTGTGA
- a CDS encoding S8 family peptidase — MRKGGREAVLAAAILAAGVAGWWITHAANPASAQKPVAATTAPKPTVLYDPPAKESKPAKRPEGWKRDEDAAKAGAMQNQRSLVFSSREAMERFLKAAQGKGISILGQIDKLNALHVGFLSQDQLAALLDGSEESGYIYPVTLPTPRTDGVQDGAIGFGNQLLAWLGISGDNSAYGTGVKVGILDTGSTLAGAKNYYLVDPPANAADWNGHGTAVADLIRQIAPSTELLSWRVANDEGTSNSFLLAQGILAAVDSGVDVINISMGSYGNSTLLRQAVEAAQKAGVIIYASTGNEGYDQVAFPAAYPGVVGVGAVDAAGNHLNFSNTGSVTMSAPGLDLVTAWTGDQNIYFTGTSASSPIGVGVLAATMSSGSTRLTAQKAYKMVVDNLDESGAPGDDDYYGGGTVDVGRIFRSGQGGVTDAAIASNYVTTGANGQPVLQVTVENRGTATMVNAPVQVTVNGSTSSYIITTLPAGDIKTFTLPLSLANGGATIVSGVSSSTSDVKPSNNKRSDVYVPPTN; from the coding sequence ATGAGAAAAGGCGGACGAGAGGCGGTTCTAGCTGCGGCGATCCTGGCAGCGGGCGTCGCCGGCTGGTGGATCACCCACGCCGCGAACCCGGCCAGTGCCCAAAAACCGGTCGCCGCGACCACCGCTCCGAAGCCCACAGTCCTCTACGATCCGCCCGCGAAGGAGAGCAAACCCGCCAAGCGCCCCGAGGGCTGGAAGCGCGACGAGGATGCCGCGAAGGCCGGAGCCATGCAAAACCAGCGGTCGCTGGTCTTCTCCAGCCGCGAAGCCATGGAGCGCTTCCTCAAGGCAGCCCAGGGCAAGGGTATCTCGATCCTCGGGCAGATCGACAAGCTCAATGCCCTCCACGTCGGCTTTCTTTCTCAAGATCAATTAGCGGCGCTGCTCGATGGCAGTGAGGAAAGCGGCTACATCTACCCGGTCACCCTCCCCACCCCGCGGACGGACGGCGTGCAAGACGGCGCCATCGGCTTCGGCAACCAGTTGCTCGCGTGGCTGGGCATCAGTGGCGACAATTCGGCCTACGGTACCGGCGTGAAGGTCGGCATCCTCGACACCGGCTCCACCTTGGCCGGAGCGAAGAATTATTACCTCGTCGATCCGCCGGCCAACGCCGCGGACTGGAACGGCCACGGCACCGCAGTCGCCGACCTGATCCGGCAGATCGCCCCGTCGACGGAGCTGCTCTCGTGGCGCGTCGCCAATGACGAGGGCACCTCCAACAGCTTCCTGCTCGCCCAAGGCATTCTCGCCGCCGTCGATTCCGGCGTGGACGTCATCAACATTTCGATGGGCTCCTACGGCAATTCCACCCTGCTTCGCCAAGCCGTGGAAGCTGCCCAGAAGGCCGGCGTGATCATCTACGCCTCCACCGGAAACGAAGGCTACGACCAGGTCGCCTTCCCCGCCGCCTATCCGGGCGTCGTCGGTGTCGGTGCGGTCGATGCCGCAGGCAATCACCTGAATTTCTCCAATACCGGTTCGGTTACCATGAGCGCTCCGGGACTGGACCTCGTCACCGCGTGGACTGGCGATCAAAACATCTACTTCACCGGCACCTCCGCGAGTTCACCCATCGGCGTCGGCGTGCTGGCAGCGACCATGTCCTCCGGCAGCACCCGCCTCACGGCCCAGAAGGCCTACAAGATGGTGGTCGACAACCTGGACGAGTCCGGCGCACCGGGTGACGACGACTACTACGGCGGCGGCACCGTGGACGTCGGCCGCATCTTCCGCTCGGGCCAGGGCGGAGTCACCGATGCAGCCATCGCATCAAACTACGTGACCACCGGTGCCAATGGCCAGCCAGTGCTCCAAGTGACTGTGGAAAACCGCGGCACCGCCACCATGGTCAATGCTCCCGTGCAAGTGACCGTCAACGGTTCCACCTCCAGTTACATCATCACCACTCTCCCGGCAGGCGACATCAAGACCTTCACCCTGCCACTCAGCTTGGCGAACGGTGGCGCGACGATTGTTTCAGGCGTTTCGAGTAGCACCAGCGACGTGAAACCGTCTAACAACAAGCGGTCCGATGTTTACGTTCCGCCGACGAATTGA
- a CDS encoding PLP-dependent transferase, with protein sequence MPLPDSPHAVSVCLPTWKSVIGYEEGRDKVVRKMRMGYPRFFRHPLVKRLTAMAAEEIAEDGEEAFVFPNKVAAQRALRWIERRTEMAVRSESFNGMHVLAVPAKARQAAVDYQRFTGELVSSRQAEDFLEGKVREGDKSHLLQRRLGKLLAIEPDHVFIFNSGMASITAVLRALPGVKEGKKTLQIEFPYVDALKVQEQFGNGVVFLNQAIGESFDEALRRIRAGEFAGVFTECPSNPLLRTIDVQRVAAACAEGGVPFVIDDSAVGPSNVAALRYADVVTTSLTKWLSGVGDVMAGMASVRPDSDHAGILLAALAEESARSTPLYIGDAEVLLSNLKGFPARMAAHNANGLAIAEMLANHPGVAEVWHPSLTTREDYDKIRAPRGGYGPLLSFVLKNPKKAPKVFDALQVSKGPSFGTPFTLACPYTMLAHYTELDWAEACGVPSHLIRVSCGAEETSGLLNHFATALEQA encoded by the coding sequence ATGCCCCTCCCTGATTCGCCTCATGCCGTGTCGGTGTGTCTGCCGACATGGAAATCCGTGATCGGATACGAGGAGGGCCGCGACAAGGTGGTCCGCAAGATGCGCATGGGCTACCCGCGCTTTTTCCGCCATCCGCTGGTAAAACGCCTGACCGCGATGGCCGCGGAGGAAATCGCCGAGGACGGGGAAGAGGCGTTCGTTTTCCCCAACAAGGTCGCTGCCCAGCGGGCGCTGCGGTGGATCGAGCGCCGCACCGAAATGGCGGTCCGCTCGGAAAGCTTCAACGGGATGCACGTGCTGGCCGTGCCGGCGAAGGCGCGCCAGGCGGCAGTCGATTACCAGCGCTTCACCGGTGAACTGGTCAGCAGCCGGCAGGCCGAGGACTTCCTGGAAGGCAAGGTGCGTGAGGGCGACAAGTCGCACCTGCTCCAGCGCCGCCTGGGCAAGCTGCTCGCGATCGAGCCGGACCACGTTTTCATTTTCAACAGCGGGATGGCGTCCATCACCGCGGTGCTGCGCGCGCTGCCGGGGGTGAAGGAGGGCAAGAAGACGCTGCAGATCGAGTTTCCCTACGTCGATGCCCTGAAGGTGCAGGAGCAGTTCGGCAATGGCGTGGTCTTCCTGAACCAAGCGATCGGTGAGTCCTTCGATGAAGCGCTGCGCCGGATTCGCGCGGGCGAGTTCGCGGGTGTTTTCACCGAATGCCCCAGCAATCCGCTGCTGCGGACGATCGATGTCCAGCGGGTCGCTGCGGCTTGTGCTGAAGGCGGGGTGCCGTTCGTCATCGATGACTCGGCAGTCGGGCCGTCGAATGTGGCTGCGTTGCGTTATGCGGACGTCGTTACCACCAGCCTGACCAAGTGGCTGTCCGGTGTGGGCGATGTTATGGCCGGCATGGCCTCGGTTCGTCCGGACTCCGACCATGCTGGAATCCTGCTGGCGGCGCTTGCCGAGGAAAGTGCGCGCAGCACGCCGCTCTACATCGGCGATGCCGAGGTGCTGCTCTCCAATCTCAAGGGCTTCCCGGCCCGAATGGCTGCCCACAACGCCAACGGTCTGGCGATTGCCGAGATGCTCGCCAATCATCCGGGCGTTGCGGAGGTCTGGCATCCCTCGCTGACCACGCGCGAGGACTACGACAAGATCCGCGCGCCGCGTGGTGGCTACGGACCGCTGCTGTCCTTCGTGCTGAAGAATCCGAAGAAGGCACCGAAGGTGTTCGATGCCCTGCAGGTTTCCAAGGGGCCGAGCTTTGGCACCCCGTTCACCTTGGCGTGCCCCTACACAATGCTTGCCCACTACACGGAGCTGGATTGGGCGGAGGCGTGTGGCGTGCCATCACACCTCATTCGCGTTTCGTGCGGAGCGGAGGAAACGTCAGGCTTGCTGAATCACTTTGCTACGGCTTTGGAGCAGGCATGA
- a CDS encoding protein kinase domain-containing protein, which yields MQPPDVSRLQVIGPIGAGACGRVYRARDEIGRELAVKVFSPAAVNPGLLEESSLRLEARGWPAGVLEALSEDYRGKQLLRVTAFLADEVEGQLVPRSLQHRLARFPGEDSWPVVLEILRALAAMHDRQVAHGNLKPGNVFFDDDGKVVLTDWTLGNMPGIGALEYTDAILYQAPEQLRDPAGYLREKGYRWDVFAFGVMAYRLVTGAFPRCTETFDEVAPEPGLTRREGIAANLKSIARMIESRPGVAWPDAAANSLEAAYRSLLDRCLSLDPSVRPANAGELLRGFEQAERAAAEEQMRDALLDQHRRARRSSWRAHVASGLMAAAALVFSMLWNVKSKQLESDEQGHRTEIARLTAEKKVAESGKSEATEVLDRERKALQYEKDLWLARLEESRATGDHLFAWAMEKGNRNLPPLDGRDQRLTRLEHYFQDFITRTAEVDALKEERARARLQLAEVSLARGEPKVAAQRLEEAMATTNDLPAGADLDLRLATDRLLLALLLQDRNDDATEAAFVSARKSLEAVPQAAADADRVQQLLAILDFHESKLLAAEGKDDAALNQLHRATQTLSRLSEQRPDVVILRSELASCFMDSATILDGIGEMGSAREVREMAATKLLELLEKDPRNLDLRLELAGCYGGIAEAAILSGDVALAGSMSKAAVKLLEELMGQQPERAEVRSMLAGQYGLTADMMRDRGEAQQARKLVDQALLLVEPIAIGDTGKPMARYRLALLLQQKGRLAGTDGDREGEIDFYTKSADLQRKLLTTDDYGVVRAEQVRRTLGYVLGDLGHAAQLAKKPELAQSAFGEAVAVWTQLNRDRPHNEEYEGCLTWSQARLKGL from the coding sequence ATGCAGCCCCCCGATGTCAGTCGCTTGCAGGTCATCGGCCCGATCGGTGCCGGTGCCTGTGGCCGGGTCTATCGGGCGCGCGATGAGATCGGCCGGGAGCTGGCGGTGAAGGTCTTCTCGCCCGCGGCGGTCAATCCCGGGTTGCTGGAGGAGTCGTCGCTGCGGCTGGAGGCCCGCGGCTGGCCGGCAGGGGTGCTGGAGGCGCTCAGCGAGGACTATCGCGGCAAGCAGCTGCTGCGGGTGACGGCCTTCCTCGCCGACGAGGTGGAGGGGCAGCTGGTGCCGCGGTCGCTGCAGCATCGCTTGGCCCGGTTTCCCGGTGAGGATTCCTGGCCGGTGGTGCTGGAGATCCTGCGGGCGCTGGCCGCGATGCATGATCGCCAGGTGGCGCATGGCAACCTGAAGCCGGGGAATGTTTTCTTCGATGACGATGGCAAGGTAGTCCTGACCGACTGGACGCTGGGCAACATGCCGGGGATCGGCGCTCTCGAATACACGGACGCGATCCTCTATCAGGCTCCCGAGCAGCTTCGCGACCCGGCCGGTTACCTGCGTGAGAAGGGCTACCGCTGGGATGTCTTTGCGTTCGGGGTGATGGCCTACCGGCTGGTCACCGGGGCGTTTCCGCGGTGCACGGAGACCTTCGATGAAGTCGCTCCCGAGCCGGGCCTGACGCGGCGCGAGGGGATCGCCGCGAACCTGAAGAGCATCGCCCGGATGATCGAGTCGCGGCCGGGCGTCGCGTGGCCTGATGCCGCGGCGAATTCGCTGGAGGCGGCCTATCGCTCCTTGCTCGACCGATGCCTTTCGCTCGACCCCTCGGTGCGCCCCGCGAATGCCGGGGAGCTGCTGCGTGGCTTCGAGCAAGCGGAGCGGGCTGCGGCCGAGGAACAGATGCGGGATGCCTTGCTCGACCAACATCGCCGGGCGCGTCGCAGTTCGTGGCGGGCGCACGTGGCCAGTGGCCTGATGGCGGCGGCAGCGCTGGTGTTTTCCATGCTCTGGAATGTGAAGAGCAAGCAGCTGGAATCCGACGAGCAGGGACACCGCACCGAGATCGCCCGCCTCACCGCGGAGAAAAAGGTGGCGGAGAGCGGCAAGTCCGAGGCGACCGAGGTGCTGGACCGCGAACGCAAGGCTCTCCAATACGAGAAGGATCTCTGGCTGGCGCGACTGGAAGAGTCCCGGGCGACCGGCGACCACCTCTTCGCATGGGCGATGGAAAAGGGGAACCGGAACCTGCCGCCGCTCGACGGACGGGACCAGCGGCTGACCCGTCTGGAGCACTACTTCCAGGATTTCATCACCCGCACCGCCGAGGTGGATGCCCTGAAGGAAGAGCGGGCGCGGGCACGGCTGCAATTGGCGGAAGTATCGCTGGCCCGTGGCGAGCCGAAGGTGGCGGCGCAGCGCCTGGAGGAGGCGATGGCCACCACCAATGACCTGCCCGCCGGTGCCGATCTTGACTTGCGGCTTGCGACCGATCGGCTGCTGCTGGCGTTGCTGCTTCAGGACCGGAATGACGATGCGACGGAGGCGGCCTTTGTCTCCGCGCGCAAGTCGCTGGAAGCGGTGCCCCAGGCGGCGGCGGATGCGGATCGGGTGCAGCAGTTGCTGGCGATCTTGGATTTCCACGAGTCGAAGCTGCTCGCGGCGGAGGGGAAGGATGATGCGGCGCTCAACCAGCTTCATCGTGCGACGCAGACCTTGTCGCGTCTTTCGGAACAGCGGCCGGACGTGGTGATCCTGCGCTCGGAACTCGCAAGCTGCTTCATGGACTCCGCCACCATCCTCGATGGCATTGGCGAGATGGGGAGCGCGCGCGAGGTCAGGGAGATGGCGGCGACGAAGCTCTTGGAACTGCTGGAGAAGGATCCGCGGAATCTGGATCTGAGGCTGGAGCTGGCCGGGTGCTATGGCGGCATCGCGGAAGCGGCGATCCTCTCCGGCGATGTGGCTCTCGCGGGCTCGATGTCAAAGGCGGCGGTGAAATTGCTGGAAGAGCTAATGGGCCAGCAACCCGAGCGGGCGGAAGTGAGGTCGATGCTGGCCGGCCAGTATGGACTGACGGCGGACATGATGCGGGATCGCGGGGAGGCCCAGCAGGCGCGCAAGCTGGTGGATCAGGCGCTCCTGCTGGTAGAGCCGATTGCGATCGGCGACACGGGGAAGCCGATGGCCCGCTACCGGTTGGCACTACTGCTCCAGCAAAAGGGCCGCTTGGCTGGCACCGACGGCGACCGGGAAGGGGAGATCGACTTTTATACCAAGTCCGCGGACTTGCAGCGGAAGCTGCTGACGACGGACGACTACGGGGTGGTGCGCGCCGAGCAGGTCCGGCGGACGCTGGGCTACGTGCTCGGTGATCTCGGCCACGCGGCCCAGCTCGCCAAGAAGCCGGAGCTTGCCCAATCGGCCTTCGGCGAGGCCGTCGCGGTGTGGACCCAGCTGAACCGGGATCGCCCGCACAATGAGGAGTACGAGGGCTGCCTGACGTGGAGCCAGGCGCGCCTCAAGGGGCTGTAG